A single genomic interval of Legionella israelensis harbors:
- a CDS encoding IS3 family transposase (programmed frameshift) — protein sequence MKRSRFTENQILNILKSVEVGRLVKDVCREHGISDATYYNWKAKYGGMEASDIKRMKQLEEENAKLKRMFADLSLENRALKDVIGKKALKPAEKREMADYLVQEHGLSLRRSCSVLRLSRTAYYYQPAMDKDEAVIKELVTITEHYPRYGFRKLFIKLRQAGFSWNHKRVYRVYCELKLNIRRKGKRRLASRHPEPLAVPDSLNHTWSADFMSDALNCGRRFRTFNVVDDFNREALAIEIDLSLPALRVIRVLDHIAANRGYPARLRLDNGPEFISLALADWAEKHGVILEFIQPGKPTQNSFVERFNRTYRNEILDFYLFRSLNEVRDITTNWMKEYNEERPHESLGDMSPLDYRLIKNRSENSNYNWH from the exons ATGAAACGCAGTCGCTTTACAGAAAATCAAATTTTAAACATATTAAAATCAGTTGAAGTAGGACGATTGGTAAAGGATGTATGCCGGGAACATGGGATATCCGATGCCACCTATTACAACTGGAAAGCAAAATACGGTGGGATGGAAGCCTCAGATATTAAACGCATGAAGCAACTTGAGGAAGAAAATGCAAAGCTGAAACGGATGTTTGCTGATTTGTCTCTGGAAAACCGTGCACTGAAGGATGTTATAG GAAAAAAAGCTTTGAAGCCGGCTGAAAAGAGGGAAATGGCTGATTATCTGGTGCAGGAACATGGTCTGAGTCTCAGGCGAAGCTGCTCGGTATTACGCTTAAGTCGTACAGCTTACTACTATCAGCCGGCGATGGATAAGGATGAAGCGGTGATAAAAGAATTGGTGACCATAACCGAACACTATCCGCGTTATGGTTTCAGGAAGTTGTTTATCAAATTGCGGCAGGCAGGTTTCTCCTGGAATCATAAAAGAGTATACCGTGTTTATTGTGAGTTGAAGTTAAATATAAGGCGAAAAGGAAAACGCAGATTAGCTTCCCGTCACCCGGAACCTCTTGCTGTGCCTGATTCCCTTAACCATACATGGTCAGCTGATTTTATGAGTGATGCCCTCAATTGCGGCAGAAGATTCAGGACTTTTAATGTGGTAGATGATTTTAATCGGGAAGCTTTGGCAATTGAAATTGATTTGAGCTTGCCTGCTCTAAGGGTTATTCGGGTACTTGACCATATTGCCGCCAATCGAGGATATCCTGCAAGGTTGCGACTTGATAATGGACCTGAGTTTATTTCCCTTGCGTTAGCGGATTGGGCAGAAAAGCATGGTGTTATTCTTGAGTTTATTCAGCCGGGAAAGCCAACTCAAAATTCATTTGTGGAGCGGTTCAATAGAACTTATCGGAATGAAATATTGGATTTTTATCTATTTAGAAGTCTCAATGAGGTACGTGATATTACCACAAATTGGATGAAAGAATATAACGAAGAAAGACCACATGAATCACTCGGTGATATGTCACCTTTGGATTACAGATTGATTAAAAACAGGTCGGAAAACTCTAATTATAACTGGCACTAA
- a CDS encoding UvrD-helicase domain-containing protein, producing MLNPQQRAAMTYIEGPLLVLAGAGSGKTRVITQKIAYLIEDCGYPASSVCAVTFTNKAANEMRERINALLDAKHRRGLKVATFHRLGLDIIKKNAAFCGLKKGFTIFDSEDCLHLLQKYLPSGRAKDRDYLMQIQQQISGWKNDLLSPEDVTAEHVVAEEAQHIYPFYQSSLRAYNAVDFDDLIGLPVQLLAKCPEVLEYWQNKIRYLLIDEYQDSNSSQYRFVKLLAGVKAQFTVVGDDDQSIYAWRGARPENLIQLKNDFPQLKVIKLEQNYRSTGRILHAANHLIANNRHLFTKKLWSDLGHGELLRVLSCKDELDEAEQVTADLISHKLRTGACYGQYAILYRGNHQSRVFEKILRQQGIPYRINGGQSWFSRTEVKDIFAYLKLLVNEKDDAAFLRIINTPKRGIGEASLNVLGHYAQSRHLSLYESCDHLALSELMADKPRMALQQFKQWLENIKRSFDTMYVAEQLRQMVEDSGYEAWLYEQAETPAKAQKRMENVWELVEWVGRLFNKKPENTLADVINTLILIDILEQSDEQDVDRVQLMTLHASKGLEFPFVYLVGMEENVLPHRVSIEDGHIEEERRLAYVGITRAQKTLCMTLAKKRRRDGELQDSLPSRFLEELPQDSLEWFGRLGERNEERSKALAKTHLSGLKNLLKEKQVD from the coding sequence ATGCTAAATCCCCAACAGAGAGCAGCAATGACCTATATTGAGGGACCCTTGCTGGTACTGGCGGGCGCAGGTAGTGGAAAAACCAGAGTCATTACACAGAAAATAGCTTATTTAATTGAAGATTGTGGTTATCCGGCCAGTTCAGTTTGTGCGGTTACTTTTACCAACAAAGCGGCTAATGAGATGAGAGAGCGCATCAATGCTCTGTTGGATGCCAAGCACAGACGAGGCTTAAAGGTTGCGACTTTTCATCGCCTGGGACTTGATATCATCAAAAAAAATGCTGCCTTCTGTGGTTTAAAAAAGGGATTTACCATTTTCGACAGTGAAGATTGTTTACATTTATTACAAAAATACTTGCCTTCCGGGCGAGCTAAAGACAGAGATTACTTAATGCAAATTCAACAGCAGATCTCTGGCTGGAAAAATGATTTGCTCAGTCCTGAAGATGTTACAGCAGAACATGTTGTTGCTGAAGAAGCGCAACATATTTATCCTTTTTACCAGAGCAGCCTGCGTGCTTATAATGCAGTTGATTTTGATGACTTAATTGGATTGCCTGTTCAACTTTTAGCGAAATGTCCTGAAGTTCTCGAGTATTGGCAAAATAAAATACGTTATTTGCTCATTGATGAATATCAGGATTCCAACAGCAGTCAATATCGATTCGTTAAACTGCTGGCAGGGGTAAAAGCGCAATTCACAGTGGTTGGAGACGATGATCAATCCATTTATGCCTGGCGAGGTGCTCGACCAGAAAATCTCATTCAGCTCAAGAATGATTTTCCTCAGCTTAAAGTCATTAAGCTGGAACAAAATTATCGCTCAACAGGACGAATTTTACATGCTGCTAACCATTTGATCGCTAATAATCGCCATCTTTTTACTAAAAAACTTTGGAGTGATTTGGGGCACGGTGAATTATTGCGTGTACTGAGTTGCAAAGACGAGCTGGATGAGGCGGAACAAGTGACAGCAGATTTGATTAGCCACAAATTGCGTACAGGAGCTTGTTATGGTCAGTATGCAATTCTTTATCGAGGGAATCATCAATCGCGTGTTTTTGAAAAAATCTTAAGGCAGCAAGGCATTCCCTATCGCATCAATGGGGGGCAATCCTGGTTTTCACGAACAGAAGTGAAGGATATATTTGCTTATCTTAAGCTTTTAGTAAATGAAAAGGATGATGCGGCGTTTTTAAGGATCATTAATACGCCAAAACGAGGCATAGGCGAGGCCAGCTTAAATGTACTGGGACATTATGCTCAATCAAGACATTTAAGTCTTTATGAAAGCTGTGACCATCTGGCCTTATCCGAACTCATGGCTGATAAGCCGCGCATGGCTTTACAGCAGTTTAAACAATGGCTGGAAAACATTAAGCGCTCTTTCGATACAATGTATGTAGCTGAGCAATTAAGGCAAATGGTTGAGGACAGTGGTTATGAAGCCTGGCTTTATGAACAAGCCGAAACACCGGCTAAAGCACAGAAACGGATGGAGAATGTCTGGGAATTAGTCGAGTGGGTAGGGCGTTTGTTCAATAAAAAACCGGAAAACACCTTAGCCGATGTTATCAATACACTTATCCTGATCGATATCCTGGAGCAGTCTGATGAACAGGATGTAGATAGGGTTCAATTGATGACCCTTCATGCTTCAAAGGGGCTTGAGTTTCCCTTTGTTTATCTCGTCGGCATGGAAGAAAATGTGCTGCCTCATCGAGTGAGTATTGAGGACGGGCACATAGAAGAGGAACGGCGTTTAGCCTATGTAGGAATTACCCGAGCACAAAAAACACTCTGCATGACTTTGGCTAAAAAAAGAAGAAGAGACGGGGAGCTACAGGATAGCCTGCCCAGTCGATTTCTGGAAGAATTACCTCAAGACAGCCTGGAGTGGTTTGGCCGCTTGGGTGAGCGAAACGAAGAACGCTCAAAAGCCTTGGCAAAAACTCATTTGTCTGGTTTAAAAAATTTGCTCAAGGAAAAGCAGGTTGATTGA
- a CDS encoding YaiI/YqxD family protein translates to MRIWIDGDACPNQIKDILFRAAIRTKTEVIIVANHTISIPSSPFIKRLQVESGFDVADNKITENIQPNDLVVTADIPLASEVINKKGIALNPRGELYTKANIKQKRAMRDFNESLRESGMISGTVAKLSSADIRRFANNLDAFLSKYIEPK, encoded by the coding sequence TTGCGTATTTGGATAGACGGCGATGCCTGCCCGAATCAAATAAAAGATATTTTGTTTCGGGCGGCAATTCGCACAAAGACTGAGGTTATCATCGTTGCTAATCACACCATCTCTATTCCTTCATCCCCTTTTATCAAACGATTGCAGGTAGAGTCAGGATTTGATGTAGCTGATAACAAGATTACAGAAAATATTCAGCCCAATGACTTGGTGGTGACAGCAGATATTCCACTGGCAAGCGAAGTAATCAATAAAAAAGGGATTGCATTAAATCCTAGAGGTGAGTTGTATACAAAAGCAAATATCAAGCAAAAACGTGCAATGCGTGATTTTAACGAGTCCTTAAGGGAAAGCGGTATGATTAGCGGCACAGTAGCAAAGCTAAGCTCAGCAGATATTAGGAGGTTTGCAAATAACCTTGATGCGTTTCTCAGTAAATATATTGAGCCAAAATAA
- a CDS encoding Hsp33 family molecular chaperone HslO, which produces MQYTDTIQTFIFEHASIRGEIVRIEETYQAIIHQHHYPPLINHLLAEAVLSCLLLASSIKFEGELSLQFQGDERLSLLLVQCNHERQIRAFAKFKKAMDIKDYAAAFLQGKMVLTLNQYHQTQAYQSVVPLHSTSMSENIMHYFAQSEQLATRVWLAVGKGKAAGMMLQLMPDQNTEQREQFWEYAVQLGQTVSEEELLNLDNPTLLYRLYHETDLRLFDSRWISFKCRCSQDKMKQVLSILGEEEVQSLLKEKGKVVVTCDFCNQEYSFDAIDIAMLFHNK; this is translated from the coding sequence ATGCAATACACTGATACTATACAAACTTTTATTTTTGAACATGCCAGCATTCGCGGTGAAATCGTTCGTATTGAAGAGACTTATCAAGCGATTATCCATCAACATCATTATCCTCCTTTGATAAATCATTTGCTCGCTGAAGCGGTTTTATCTTGTCTTCTTTTAGCAAGCAGCATCAAATTTGAAGGTGAATTAAGTCTGCAATTCCAAGGGGATGAACGACTCTCCTTATTACTGGTGCAATGTAATCATGAACGGCAAATTCGCGCTTTTGCCAAATTTAAAAAAGCGATGGATATCAAAGACTATGCCGCTGCTTTTCTACAGGGAAAAATGGTATTAACACTTAATCAATATCACCAAACCCAGGCTTATCAAAGTGTTGTGCCCCTCCATAGCACTTCCATGAGTGAAAATATTATGCATTATTTTGCTCAGTCTGAACAATTAGCTACGCGGGTGTGGTTGGCTGTCGGCAAAGGAAAAGCGGCTGGTATGATGCTTCAGCTTATGCCGGATCAAAATACAGAACAACGTGAGCAATTTTGGGAATATGCCGTTCAGCTTGGACAAACCGTTTCAGAAGAAGAATTATTAAATCTTGATAATCCAACTTTATTATATCGTCTTTATCATGAAACTGATCTTCGTCTGTTTGATAGCAGGTGGATTTCCTTTAAATGCCGCTGCAGTCAAGACAAAATGAAACAAGTGTTATCCATTCTTGGGGAAGAGGAAGTTCAGTCTTTGTTAAAAGAAAAAGGCAAAGTGGTCGTGACTTGCGACTTTTGTAATCAAGAATACAGTTTTGATGCCATTGATATTGCCATGTTATTCCATAACAAATAA